The Schaalia dentiphila ATCC 17982 sequence AGAGAGACATCGCGCAGCGCCGCCTCGCTTTCTCCCGGATACGTGTGACTGATGGAGTTGAGGGTGATCATGAGTTGTCCTTGGCGGTTGTGTCGGCGCCGTAGGCGCGGACGTGGTCGATGATGGCGTCGAGGTCGAGGCCCAGGGCCAGGCCCGCTTCGACGGCGGGGTTCAGGGTCTCCTCCACGTAGGATGCGAGCCCGTCGGCCACGAGCGCGCGGCGGGCCCCCTCGGCGACAAACATGCCGATGCCGCGTCGCTTGTCGACGAGGCCCTCGTCGACAAGGATCGCGAAGGCCTTGCCGACGGTGGCCGGGTTGATGCGGTAGGTCGCGGAGTACTCCGTGGTGGAGGTGAGCTGGTCCCCAGCACGCAGGGTGCCGCGCAGGATCTGCGCGCGAATGTCGTCGGCTATCTGCACGTAGATCGGGATCCCCGAGACGAACGTGGGTGCCATGCACAAGCCCTCCCTTCAGCTTCAGTGGTTCATTACATGACTAATGAACCATA is a genomic window containing:
- a CDS encoding GntR family transcriptional regulator, whose translation is MAPTFVSGIPIYVQIADDIRAQILRGTLRAGDQLTSTTEYSATYRINPATVGKAFAILVDEGLVDKRRGIGMFVAEGARRALVADGLASYVEETLNPAVEAGLALGLDLDAIIDHVRAYGADTTAKDNS